The stretch of DNA CTGACCGACCTGCTCGGCTAAATAGAAGGCGGGAATACCGTGTCCTGAGGCGATATCAAGAATCGTGAGGCCAGGGCGCAGATCGAGTTGTTCCAGCAACACTTCTGCAAACGGAGTCGACCAGTCATCCTGCTTGGGAAGGGACCACTGCGAAGAGATCGGAACGGGAGGCATGCTCATGAAATTCCTTTCGCATGGGCATTCATTCCCCCGCATCTTACCCGAAGGGGCAGGCACAAATCAGATTTCTCTACGGCCAACCACCGCGCCATCTTTCCGCCGAGCCGAAAAGATTCTCACCCTCAGAGTCGATCCAGGAGTTGTTGCTTCTTGGTTCGATACTCCTCTTCCGTAATCAGGCCCTGCTCATGAAGGCGCTTCAACAAGCCAAGCTGCTCCTCCAAAGACCTGGCTGGGGCCGACGGTGAAGTAGTGCCGGAAGAAGCCGGCACCGGCACCTGTCCACTTATGCCGCGATAATTGATCTCCAGTTCGGCCGGAGCGGGCCGAAACGGATTGCCGCTGTCCCGTGCAGGAGTCACCAACGCCTGCCGCTCCCCCGGCACCAAATCGTACAATGTCCCGGCCTGCGCAAATAGGGGATCGATCCAGATCTGTTTCCGGATCGACGGCATCGTGACCGTGACGCGGCAATTAGCTAAGCGAAGGTGGATTCGCCCCGCTTCGACAAACCAAGCCCCGGATGTCAACTGCTCCAAGCCTGACTCAGACACCCTTGCCAGCGCAAAGGCAACCTGCTGTTGCGCCGTTGCCTGCTGAAACGCGTGCCGGAGCGATGCCCCCAGGTACCGGACTTCCTCCTCGGAAAAGACCGGCTCGATGGTCCCTTGGTATGACGGTCCGAGCAGTGGGCTGTGAACGCTACGTACCATTACGCTGCGTACCGTTGTATCCCACTCCGCTTGCGTCAACTCGAACGGATGCTGAAATGGCCTCCCGTGATCGATCGACGCGAGGGTCGCGCGCGGCACGAGTCGCACCAGCCGCTGGTCGTCGCATGAGAAGCAGGGGTGTTCCTGATTCGATCTCACAGTCGAACAACCCAGAGCCATGCACACAACCAAGCACGCAATAGCACCGGGCCATCGCACGCCCCGGTTTGTCATGTGGAGTACCACCTTTCTTGCCGCCTCACTGTTCAGTAGGCAAAATCGAACCCGACCAACATCGTCTGGCCCGCGAGATCGCCGCCGTTCACTCCCACGCCGGTCGTGCGATAGGTATTGTACTCGGCATGCATGGCCAAGTCGGTCCTGGCTGAATGATGAATGAAGTAGCGGACCAACACGGTATGGGAATCGACATTGTTATAATTCTTGGCAAACGTCGGATCGCCCTGGCGATTGTTGCGAATAAGATCATACCGGTAGGCAAAAAACCAATCCGGCATATCAAACAATGGTAACAGGGCCGGCGCATAATCCAGTTCGACAAACGCGCCGCTCCAGGAGGCGTTCTGCGCATCGGCAATCCCCTGCGACACGAACATATTCTTGCTGTCGTTGCCCCACATCCAGGCACCGAAGAGGTTCCATTCCCCGTTCAGCGTCAGGCTGACATCCACCCCCAGACGACTGAACGGTTGCCCGCTCCCGGCCACGGCCTGGCAGGTCGGGCACGTCGGGTTGACCAGCGTCGGTGCCGTACCGTAGGCGCCGAACAGTCCGATCCGCTGTCCCGTCACGATGCCGTACCCGCCGAAGGATTGCGTGACATGGCCGTAGAAGTTGACGTTCCTCCCGCCCGTTCCGCAGGTGGTGCCGGACGCGCAGCCGCTCAGGGGGCCGGAAAAATTGTTTGTCGCCAGGGCTGAGAAGGAGTATCGAAAATAGCCGTCGGTGACGGAAGTCTTCTTGATGCCCGACAGTTCTGCGCCGGGTTGATTCTCGCCGATGGCAAAGGTATTGGGGTTGAGATATGAACTGGTGGAAGTCCCGCCGATGGTCGCCGCGTAGGGCGTTCCGGGCATATAGTGGTACATCGCAAAGGTGGTGTTCAACGTCGGGCTACGTTTCTCACTGAATGGAAGGTCGAGTTCGAATTTGCCGACCTTGAGGTTCAACAGGTAATCGCCGCTGGCGCTCTTCACGCCCAGGAACCGTTCGAGCCGCATGAGACGGACAAACGCGCTCTCCAAATCGCCATCCGATGCGCCCGTCCCGAAACCCGCGCTGCCGAGTCCGGGCGTAAAGACGACGCCGAAGGACAGATTGCGATCCAGCGTGCCGAAACTCAATAGATCCAGTCCGGTGAACCCGAAGCCGCCGGTCGTCACGCCGCTTCCATCAGTCCGCACACTCGCGGCCTGATACCCGACGGTCGTCCTCAGCGAGACCGGCCAATAGCCCATTCCGATCCCCTCATAGACCGGCGAGTCCGCATCCGACCCCAACTGATAGCCACGATCCCTGAACAGGTTGCCGAAGTCGTTCAGTTTCGGGAAACCCGGCACGTGACACACGTTGCATTTGAAATCGTATTTTCGGGCGAAGGCCGGGATTGCATCGGCCCGCGGCACAAGACCGCTCAGTTCATAACTCATCAGCGCGATCAGGGCGAGGACCATCACGATGGCGGTCCTTGCACGAAACGTCGACATCTTCATCACATCTCTCTCCCTTCTGCGAGTCATGCAGCACCACGTGCCGGCAGTCCGTTATTCCGGTGAAAGTTCTCCGTCCCCGCCGGCGATTTTCCAGTCGACTTCCACCGGCCGGACAGGAAACTCAAACCGGTATTCCGCCTGCCCGTT from Nitrospira sp. encodes:
- a CDS encoding SHOCT domain-containing protein → MVRSVHSPLLGPSYQGTIEPVFSEEEVRYLGASLRHAFQQATAQQQVAFALARVSESGLEQLTSGAWFVEAGRIHLRLANCRVTVTMPSIRKQIWIDPLFAQAGTLYDLVPGERQALVTPARDSGNPFRPAPAELEINYRGISGQVPVPASSGTTSPSAPARSLEEQLGLLKRLHEQGLITEEEYRTKKQQLLDRL